From the genome of Pogona vitticeps strain Pit_001003342236 chromosome 10, PviZW2.1, whole genome shotgun sequence, one region includes:
- the TUBB3 gene encoding tubulin beta-3 chain: MREIVHIQAGQCGNQIGAKFWEVISDEHGIDPSGNYVGDSDLQLERISVYYNEASSHKYVPRAILVDLEPGTMDSVRSGAFGHLFRPDNFIFGQSGAGNNWAKGHYTEGAELVDSVLDVVRKECENCDCLQGFQLTHSLGGGTGSGMGTLLISKVREEYPDRIMNTFSVVPSPKVSDTVVEPYNATLSIHQLVENTDETYCIDNEALYDICFRTLKLATPTYGDLNHLVSATMSGVTTSLRFPGQLNADLRKLAVNMVPFPRLHFFMPGFAPLTARGSQQYRALTVPELTQQMFDAKNMMAACDPRHGRYLTVATVFRGRMSMKEVDEQMLAIQSKNSSYFVEWIPNNVKVAVCDIPPRGLKMSSTFIGNSTAIQELFKRISEQFTAMFRRKAFLHWYTGEGMDEMEFTEAESNMNDLVSEYQQYQDATAEEEGEMYEDDEEESEAQGAK, encoded by the exons ATGAGGGAGATCGTCCACATCCAGGCGGGCCAGTGCGGCAACCAGATCGGAGCCAAG tTCTGGGAGGTAATCAGCGATGAGCACGGTATAGACCCCAGTGGGAATTATGTTGGTGACTCTGACCTACAGCTGGAAAGGATCAGCGTCTACTACAACGAAGCCTCCT CTCACAAATATGTCCCCCGAGCGATCCTGGTGGACTTGGAGCCTGGCACCATGGACAGCGTTCGTTCCGGTGCCTTTGGGCATCTCTTCAGGCCAGACAACTTCATATTTG GTCAAAGCGGCGCTGGGAACAACTGGGCCAAGGGTCATTACACCGAAGGTGCCGAGCTGGTCGATTCTGTCCTGGATGTGGTGAGAAAAGAATGTGAGAATTGCGATTGTCTGCAGGGTTTCCAGCTCACCCACTCTCTAGGTGGAGGCACGGGGTCGGGCATGGGGACCCTCCTTATTAGCAAAGTCCGTGAAGAATACCCCGACCGGATCATGAACACTTTCAGCGTGGTGCCTTCTCCCAAAGTGTCCGACACGGTGGTGGAGCCGTACAACGCCACCTTGTCCATTCACCAGCTGGTGGAGAACACGGACGAGACCTACTGCATTGACAACGAGGCCCTTTACGACATCTGCTTCCGGACCCTCAAGCTGGCCACCCCCACCTACGGGGACCTCAACCACCTCGTTTCCGCCACCATGAGCGGCGTGACCACCTCCCTGAGATTCCCCGGGCAGCTCAACGCCGACCTGCGCAAGCTGGCCGTCAACATGGTGCCCTTCCCTCGCCTCCATTTCTTCATGCCTGGCTTTGCCCCCTTGACGGCTCGTGGGAGCCAGCAGTACCGAGCCCTCACGGTGCCCGAACTCACCCAACAGATGTTTGATGCCAAGAACATGATGGCGGCCTGCGACCCCCGCCACGGCCGCTACCTGACGGTGGCCACCGTCTTCCGAGGGCGCATGTCCATGAAGGAGGTGGACGAGCAGATGCTGGCTATCCAGAGCAAGAACAGCAGCTATTTCGTGGAGTGGATCCCCAACAATGTCAAGGTGGCGGTGTGCGACATCCCGCCCAGGGGCCTGAAGATGTCTTCCACCTTCATCGGCAACAGCACGGCCATCCAGGAACTCTTCAAACGCATCTCGGAGCAGTTCACGGCCATGTTCCGGcgcaaagctttcctccactgGTACACGGGCGAGGGCATGGACGAGATGGAGTTCACCGAAGCCGAGAGCAACATGAACGACCTGGTCTCGgaataccagcagtaccaggaCGCCACGGccgaggaggaaggagagatgtACGAAGATGATGAGGAAGAGTCGGAAGCCCAGGGTGCCAAGTGA
- the DEF8 gene encoding differentially expressed in FDCP 8 homolog, with amino-acid sequence MEYDEKLARFRQGHLNPFNKAPLRSPPDTKTAGTEGEFPREDLSLGLSPEEPVFQYTERTMDLGLAEDHFSRPVGFFVASDIEQLRQAIEECKRRILDLPDNSEKQKDAVVRLIHLRLKLQELKDPSEDEPNIRVILEHRFYKEKSSKSVKQTCDKCSTIIWGLLQTWYTCTGCSYRCHSKCLNLITKPCVRSKVSHQAEYELSICPETGLDSQDYRCAECRVPISLRGVPSEARQCDYTGLYYCSNCHWNDQAVIPARVIHNWDFEPRKVSRCSMRYLALMVSRPVLKLREINPLLFNYVEELVEIRKLRQDILLMKPYFITCKEAMEARLLLQLQDRQHFVENDDMYSLQDLVDVNAGRLSCSLTEIHTLFAKHIKLDCERCQAKGFVCELCKEGDVLFPFDSHTSMCMDCSAVFHRDCYYDNSTTCPKCTRLNLRKQSLLRDPSMELEA; translated from the exons ATGGAATATGACGAGAAGTTGGCCCGCTTCCGACAGGGCCACCTCAATCCGTTCAACAAGGCCCCGCTGCGAAGCCCCCCGGACACCAAGACTGCAGGGACCGAAGGAGAGTTTCCGCGGGAAG ACCTGAGTCTGGGATTGTCCCCCGAGGAGCCTGTGTTCCAGTACACAGAGCGCACGATGGATCTGGGACTGGCAGAAGACCACTTCTCGCGCCCAGTG GGCTTCTTCGTGGCCTCAGACATTGAGCAACTGCGCCAGGCTATTGAGGAGTGCAAGCGCAGGATCCTGGACCTTCCGGATAACTCAGAGAAGCAAAAAGACGCTGTGGTGCGGCTCATTCACCTGCGTCTCAAGCTGCAGGAGCTGAAG GACCCCAGTGAGGATGAGCCCAACATCCGGGTGATCCTGGAGCATCGCTTCTacaaggagaaaagcagcaagagCGTGAAGCAGACATGTGACAAGTGCAGCACCATCATCTGGGGTCTCCTCCAGACCTGGTATACCTGCACAG gttGCTCCTACCGCTGCCACAGCAAGTGCCTGAACCTCATCACCAAGCCCTGCGTGCGCTCCAAGGTCAGCCACCAGGCAGAGTATGAGCTCAGCATTTGCCCGGAGACGGGGCTCGACAGCCAGGACTACCGCTGTGCCGAGTGCCGGGTGCCGATCTCTCTCC GGGGTGTTCCGAGTGAAGCCCGGCAGTGCGATTACACCGGCCTTTATTACTGCAGCAACTGCCACTGGAATGACCAAGCGGTCATCCCTGCCAGAGTCATCCACAACTGGGATTTCGAACCGCGCAAG GTCTCTCGGTGCAGCATGCGCTACCTTGCGCTGATGGTGTCGCGGCCGGTACTCAAACTGCGTGAGATTAACCCTCTTCTCTTCAACTACGTTGAGGAACTGGTGGAGATCCGG AAACTGCGCCAGGACATCCTGCTTATGAAACCATACTTCATCACCTGCAAAGAGGCCATGGAGGCTCGGTTGCTACTCCAG CTGCAGGACCGTCAACACTTTGTGGAGAACGACGACATGTACTCCCTGCAGGACCTGGTCGACGTCAATGCGGGACGCCTCAGCTGCTCCCTGACAGAGATCCACACCCTCTTTGCCAAGCACATCAAACTGGACTGTGAG CGGTGCCAAGCCAAAGGCTTTGTGTGTGAACTCTGCAAGGAAGGGGACGTCCTATTCCCTTTTGACAGCCACACGTCAATGTGCATGGACTGCTCTGCCGTTTTCCACAG GGACTGCTACTATGACAACTCCACAACGTGTCCCAAATGTACTCGGCTCAATCTGAGGAAGCAGTCTCTGCTCAGGGACCCCAGCATGGAGCTGGAGGCATAG